A stretch of Antennarius striatus isolate MH-2024 chromosome 6, ASM4005453v1, whole genome shotgun sequence DNA encodes these proteins:
- the LOC137596812 gene encoding extracellular calcium-sensing receptor-like: MLTFYRGTIESIMTSCITVWYGTCLASCCKALQRIMRAAEKIETSPLSEAECVLQNSFQPAFTAKGDFVIGGIFPFHYNQEMPDINCTYRPLPVKCNGFDPRAFRWAQTMRLAVDEINQSIKLLPNYTLGYKIFDSCAYPLTGQRAALAVVNGITDSLLCRGASPLLAVVGESGSAQSIVVSRILQPFKIPMISYFSSCACLSDRSQYPTFFRVIPSDDYQVRAIAQLLLHFNWTWVGLIRGDHEYGHFAVQGLLKELKDTRVCIAYQEMIPLLYNTERALEIIEVIRHSSAKVVVVFSAEGEMTPFLRDYMIQNITGIQWIASEAWVTASVFTGSEYYPYMGGTIGFGIRKGHVSTLSDYLRTVNPQLYPNNPLVKELWEALYGCSPSFSPGNRFPPCTGQETLLDQHAAYMNTSSPRVAYNVYKAVYAIAHALHNLLLCQKGNGPFQNNSCAQSDNIHPWQLHHYLQEVTFHISGQKVNFDLKGDSIPYYDIINWQRGTAGNIEFVNVGLFDGTKPPGEELVIQEDRIIWAGHLTECTFCSKDFWSNSDRTACIPKKVEFLAYDSLGKALTVTSVFGACSTIIIFAVFLNHRNTAIIRVNNSELSFLILFSLTLCFLCCLVFIGEPTPWSCMLRHTAFSITFSLCLSCILAKTLVVLAAFTSTRPGNNIMKWLGPMQQRLIILSCTLIQVVTCASWLIDAPPIPSQNTQYEPSTIILECSVGSRLAFWCVLGYIGLQTCLCFVLAFLARKLPGNFNEAKFITFSMLIFSAVWLAFIPAYISSPGNYADAVESFAILASSFGLLFCLFAPKCYIILLKPEKNTRQHIMGKDKK, translated from the exons GAATGCGTGCTTCAAAACAGCTTTCAGCCGGCCTTTACGGCTAAAGGTGATTTTGTTATTGGGGGGATTTTTCCCTTTCACTACAACCAAGAAATGCCAGACATCAATTGTACCTACAGACCACTGCCGGTGAAGTGCAATGG CTTTGATCCCCGGGCTTTTCGCTGGGCTCAGACAATGAGGCTTGCAGTGGACGAGATAAACCAAAGCATAAAACTGTTGCCTAACTACACCCTTGGATACAAAATATTTGATTCATGTGCTTATCCACTGACTGGTCAGAGGGCTGCTTTGGCTGTAGTGAATGGGATAACTGACTCTCTTTTGTGTCGTGGTGCCTCTCCGCTCCTCGCTGTGGTTGGGGAATCTGGTTCAGCTCAATCTATTGTTGTGTCAAGAATCCTGCAGCCATTTAAAATTCCAATG ATCAGTTACTTTTCTTCATGTGCATGTCTATCTGACCGAAGCCAGTATCCTACCTTTTTCAGAGTGATTCCTAGTGATGACTATCAG GTGAGGGCCATTGCTCAGCTGCTATTACACTTCAACTGGACTTGGGTGGGGCTCATACGAGGAGATCATGAATATGGACATTTTGCAGTGCAAGGTTTACTAAAAGAATTAAAGGATACCAGGGTGTGTATAGCATACCAAGAAATGATCCCCCTGCTATATAATACAGAGCGGGCACTGGAGATTATAGAG GTAATACGACACTCTTCAGCAaaagtggtggtggtgttttCAGCCGAGGGGGAGATGACGCCTTTTTTGAGAGATTATATGATCCAAAATATCACTGGAATCCAGTGGATTGCCAGTGAAGCCTGGGTCACAGCATCTGTCTTTACGGGGAGTGAGTATTACCCCTACATGGGGGGCACCATCGGATTTGGAATCAGGAAAGGTCATGTATCAACACTCAGTGACTACTTGAGGACTGTAAACCCTCAGCTATATCCTAATAATCCTCTTGTTAAGGAGCTGTGGGAGGCTTTGTATGGTTGTagtccttctttctctcctggCAATCGTTTTCCTCCGTGCACTGGACAGGAGACTCTATTGGATCAACATGCAGCCTACATGAATACTTCTAGCCCTAGAGTGGCCTATAATGTCTATAAGGCTGTATATGCAATTGCTCATGCCCTCCACAACCTTCTGCTTTGTCAAAAAGGCAATGGGCCTTTTCAAAACAACTCATGTGCTCAAAGCGACAACATACACCCCTGGCAG CTCCATCACTATCTTCAAGAGGTGACATTTCATATTTCGGGACAGAAGGTGAACTTTGACCTGAAGGGTGACTCCATACCCTATTATGACATAATCAACTGGCAGAGAGGCACAGCTGGGAACATTGAGTTTGTCAATGTGGGGCTTTTTGATGGAACCAAACCACCAGGAGAGGAGCTGGTGATCCAGGAGGACAGGATCATATGGGCGGGACATTTGA CAGAATGCACATTTTGTTCAAAGGATTTTTGGTCAAACAGTGATAGGACAGCTTGCATCCCCAAGAAGGTGGAGTTTTTGGCCTATGATTCCTTAGGTAAAGCCCTGACAGTGACTTCTGTATTTGGTGCTTGCTCCACTATAATTATCTTTGCAGTTTTTCTCAATCATCGAAACACAGCCATCATCCGTGTGAATAACTCGGAACTCAGCTTCTTGATTCtattctctctcactctgtgtttcctgtgttgcCTTGTATTCATTGGGGAGCCAACTCCATGGTCCTGCATGTTGCGCCACACTGCCTTCAGCATCACATTTTCACTGTGCCTCTCCTGCATCCTGGCTAAAACTCTTGTGGTGTTGGCTGCTTTCACTTCCACCAGGCCAGGGAACAACATCATGAAGTGGTTGGGGCCTATGCAGCAGAGGCTCATCATCCTCAGTTGCACTCTGATTCAGGTGGTTACCTGTGCTTCCTGGCTCATTGATGCTCCTCCTATCccatcacaaaacacacaatatgaACCATCAACAATAATATTAGAGTGTAGTGTTGGCTCTCGCCTAGCATTCTGGTGTGTTTTAGGTTATATTGGTTTACAAACCTGTCTGTGCTTTGTTCTGGCCTTTCTAGCACGCAAATTACCTGGCAACTTCAATGAGGCAAAGTTCATCACTTTCAGTATGCTCATTTTTAGTGCTGTGTGGCTTGCATTTATTCCTGCTTATATCAGTTCCCCTGGAAATTATGCAGATGCAGTAGAGTCATTTGCCATTTTGGCTTCCAGCTTTGGCTTGTTGTTCTGTCTCTTTGCTCCAAAGTGTTACATTATTTTACTGAagccagaaaaaaatacaagacaacATATAATGGGAAAAGATAAGAAGTAA